In Patagioenas fasciata isolate bPatFas1 chromosome 11, bPatFas1.hap1, whole genome shotgun sequence, the following proteins share a genomic window:
- the ACSL4 gene encoding long-chain-fatty-acid--CoA ligase 4 isoform X2 translates to MAKRLKAKPTSDKAGSPYRAVTHLDSLANINIPGADTLDKLFDHALAKFAKKDCLGTREILSEENEMQPNGKVFKKLILGTYRWLSYEEVNEKVNRLGSGLTALGLTPRSTVVIFCETRAEWMITALACFKYNFPLVTLYATLGEEAVTYGLNECGASYLVTSVELLESKLKTALPQISCLKHIIYVDKKTINKSEYPENVEIHSMQTVEELGAKPENSSILPSRPVPTDLALVMYTSGSTGRPKGVMMIHKNLIAGMTGQCERIPGLGPKDTYIGYLPLAHVLELTAEISCITYGCRIGYSSPLTLSDQSSKIKKGSKGDCTVLRPTLMAAVPEIMDRIYKNVMSKVQEMNYIQRTLFKIGYDYKLEQIKRGYDAPLCNVLLFKKVKALLGGNVRMMLSGGAPLSPQTQRFMNICFCCPVGQGYGLTETCGAGTITEVADYSTGRVGAPLICCEIKLRDWQEGGYTTKDKPNPRGEIVIGGPNVSMGYFKNEEKTAEDFSVDENGQRWFCTGDIGEFHPDGCLQIIDRKKDLVKLQAGEYVSLGKVESALKNCPLIDNICAYAKSDQSYVISFVVPNQKKLMALAEQKGISGTWVDICNNATMEAEILREIKEVANKMKLERFEIPIKVRLSPEPWTPETGLVTDAFKLKRKELKNHYLNDIERMYGGK, encoded by the exons ATGGCAAAACGTTTAAAAGCTAAACCCACCTCGGATAAAGCTGGAAGCCCCTATCGTGCTGTCACTCATCTTGACTCGCTAGCAAACATAAACATTCCTGGAGCAGACACCCTGGACAAGCTGTTTGACCACGCTTTAGCCAAGTTTGCCAAGAAGGACTGTCTGGGGACCAGGGAAATACTGagtgaagaaaatgaaatgcaacCAAATGGAAAAGTGTTCAAAAAG TTAATTTTAGGAACGTATAGATGGTTATCCTATGAAGAAGTAAATGAGAAAGTGAATCGCCTGGGGAGCGGCCTGACCGCCCTGGGACTGACCCCAAGGAGTACTGTTGTCATATTCTGCGAGACCCGAGCAGAATGGATGATTACAGCTCTAGCCTGCTTCAAGTACAACTTCCCTC TTGTGACGCTGTATGCCACCCTGGGTGAAGAGGCCGTAACCTATGGACTCAACGAGTGTGGAGCATCATATCTGGTCACTAGTGTAGAACTTCTTGAGAGCAAACTTAAG ACTGCGTTGCCGCAAATCTCCTGTCTTAAACATATCATTTATGTGGACAAGAAGACTATCAATAAATCTGAATACCCTGAAAACGTGGAGATTCATAGTATGCAGACAGTAGAAGAGCTGGGAGCCAAACCAGAAAACT CAAGCATTCTGCCAAGCAGACCTGTTCCTACCGACTTGGCTTTGGTCATGTACACCAGTGGCTCTACAGGGAGACCTAAAGGGGTGATGATGATCCATAAAAACTTAATAGCTGGAATGACGGGACAGTGTGAGAGAATACCTGGACTGGG GCCCAAGGACACGTACATTGGTTACTTGCCCCTGGCGCACGTGTTGGAGCTGACAGCCGAAATCTCGTGCATCACTTACGGCTGCAGGATTGGATATTCCTCTCCGCTCACGCTGTCGGATCAG TCAAGTAAAATTAAGAAGGGAAGCAAGGGAGACTGTACTGTACTTAGGCCTACGCTGATGGCAGCCGTGCCT GAAATAATGGACAGAATTTATAAAAATGTCATGAGTAAAGTTCAAGAGATGAACTATATTCAAAGAACTCTATTCAAGATAGGCTATGACTACAAATTGGAACAAATCAAGAGGGGATACGATGCACCTCTGTGTAATGT ACTATTGTTTAAAAAGGTGAAGGCACTACTGGGTGGGAATGTGCGCATGATGCTTTCTGGAGGAGCTCCGCTCTCGCCTCAGACACAAAGATTCATGAACATCTGTTTCTGCTGCCCTGTTGGTCAAGGCTATGGCCTGACAGAAACATGTGGAGCCGGAACAATTACAGAAG TTGCTGATTACAGCACCGGCAGAGTTGGAGCTCCACTTATTTGTTGTGAAATAAAATTGAGAGACTGGCAAGAAG GGGGCTATACCACTAAAGACAAGCCTAACCCTAGAGGAGAAATTGTCATTGGCGGACCTAATGTCTCAAtgggatattttaaaaatgaagagaaaacagcCGAAGACTTCTCCGTTGATGAGAATGGTCAGAGATGGTTCTGTACGGGAGATATAGGAGAGTTTCAtccagatgggtgtctgcagatCATAG ATCGTAAGAAAGACTTGGTGAAGCTACAAGCAGGAGAATACGTATCTCTGGGCAAAGTAGAGTCAGCTCTGAAAAACTGTCCATTGATTGACAATATCTGTGCGTATGCCAAAAG TGACCAGTCCTACGTGATCAGTTTTGTGGTTCCTAATCAGAAGAAGCTGATGGCATTAGCTGAGCAGAAAGGCATCAGTGGAACCTGGGTAGATATTTGTAACAATGCTACAATGGAAGCTGAAATACTGCGAGAGATTAAAGAAGTGGCAAACAAGA TGAAATTAGAAAGGTTTGAAATACCCATCAAAGTACGGTTAAGCCCTGAACCCTGGACCCCAGAGACTGGGTTAGTAACAGATGCTTTCAAGCTGAAAAGGAAAGAACTGAAAAACCATTACCTCAACGACATCGAACGAATGTACGGAGGCAAATAA
- the ACSL4 gene encoding long-chain-fatty-acid--CoA ligase 4 isoform X1, translating into MKLRLEVWTILLLPVYLLISVYSMLVFIPWYFLTNAKKKKAMAKRLKAKPTSDKAGSPYRAVTHLDSLANINIPGADTLDKLFDHALAKFAKKDCLGTREILSEENEMQPNGKVFKKLILGTYRWLSYEEVNEKVNRLGSGLTALGLTPRSTVVIFCETRAEWMITALACFKYNFPLVTLYATLGEEAVTYGLNECGASYLVTSVELLESKLKTALPQISCLKHIIYVDKKTINKSEYPENVEIHSMQTVEELGAKPENSSILPSRPVPTDLALVMYTSGSTGRPKGVMMIHKNLIAGMTGQCERIPGLGPKDTYIGYLPLAHVLELTAEISCITYGCRIGYSSPLTLSDQSSKIKKGSKGDCTVLRPTLMAAVPEIMDRIYKNVMSKVQEMNYIQRTLFKIGYDYKLEQIKRGYDAPLCNVLLFKKVKALLGGNVRMMLSGGAPLSPQTQRFMNICFCCPVGQGYGLTETCGAGTITEVADYSTGRVGAPLICCEIKLRDWQEGGYTTKDKPNPRGEIVIGGPNVSMGYFKNEEKTAEDFSVDENGQRWFCTGDIGEFHPDGCLQIIDRKKDLVKLQAGEYVSLGKVESALKNCPLIDNICAYAKSDQSYVISFVVPNQKKLMALAEQKGISGTWVDICNNATMEAEILREIKEVANKMKLERFEIPIKVRLSPEPWTPETGLVTDAFKLKRKELKNHYLNDIERMYGGK; encoded by the exons ATGAAACTTAGGCTAGAAGTATGGACCATTCTCTTGCTGCCTGTGTACTTGTTAATATCTGTGTACAGTATGCTTGTATTTATTCCATGGTATTTTCTTACCAATGCTAAGAAGAAAAAGGCCATGGCAAAACGTTTAAAAGCTAAACCCACCTCGGATAAAGCTGGAAGCCCCTATCGTGCTGTCACTCATCTTGACTCGCTAGCAAACATAAACATTCCTGGAGCAGACACCCTGGACAAGCTGTTTGACCACGCTTTAGCCAAGTTTGCCAAGAAGGACTGTCTGGGGACCAGGGAAATACTGagtgaagaaaatgaaatgcaacCAAATGGAAAAGTGTTCAAAAAG TTAATTTTAGGAACGTATAGATGGTTATCCTATGAAGAAGTAAATGAGAAAGTGAATCGCCTGGGGAGCGGCCTGACCGCCCTGGGACTGACCCCAAGGAGTACTGTTGTCATATTCTGCGAGACCCGAGCAGAATGGATGATTACAGCTCTAGCCTGCTTCAAGTACAACTTCCCTC TTGTGACGCTGTATGCCACCCTGGGTGAAGAGGCCGTAACCTATGGACTCAACGAGTGTGGAGCATCATATCTGGTCACTAGTGTAGAACTTCTTGAGAGCAAACTTAAG ACTGCGTTGCCGCAAATCTCCTGTCTTAAACATATCATTTATGTGGACAAGAAGACTATCAATAAATCTGAATACCCTGAAAACGTGGAGATTCATAGTATGCAGACAGTAGAAGAGCTGGGAGCCAAACCAGAAAACT CAAGCATTCTGCCAAGCAGACCTGTTCCTACCGACTTGGCTTTGGTCATGTACACCAGTGGCTCTACAGGGAGACCTAAAGGGGTGATGATGATCCATAAAAACTTAATAGCTGGAATGACGGGACAGTGTGAGAGAATACCTGGACTGGG GCCCAAGGACACGTACATTGGTTACTTGCCCCTGGCGCACGTGTTGGAGCTGACAGCCGAAATCTCGTGCATCACTTACGGCTGCAGGATTGGATATTCCTCTCCGCTCACGCTGTCGGATCAG TCAAGTAAAATTAAGAAGGGAAGCAAGGGAGACTGTACTGTACTTAGGCCTACGCTGATGGCAGCCGTGCCT GAAATAATGGACAGAATTTATAAAAATGTCATGAGTAAAGTTCAAGAGATGAACTATATTCAAAGAACTCTATTCAAGATAGGCTATGACTACAAATTGGAACAAATCAAGAGGGGATACGATGCACCTCTGTGTAATGT ACTATTGTTTAAAAAGGTGAAGGCACTACTGGGTGGGAATGTGCGCATGATGCTTTCTGGAGGAGCTCCGCTCTCGCCTCAGACACAAAGATTCATGAACATCTGTTTCTGCTGCCCTGTTGGTCAAGGCTATGGCCTGACAGAAACATGTGGAGCCGGAACAATTACAGAAG TTGCTGATTACAGCACCGGCAGAGTTGGAGCTCCACTTATTTGTTGTGAAATAAAATTGAGAGACTGGCAAGAAG GGGGCTATACCACTAAAGACAAGCCTAACCCTAGAGGAGAAATTGTCATTGGCGGACCTAATGTCTCAAtgggatattttaaaaatgaagagaaaacagcCGAAGACTTCTCCGTTGATGAGAATGGTCAGAGATGGTTCTGTACGGGAGATATAGGAGAGTTTCAtccagatgggtgtctgcagatCATAG ATCGTAAGAAAGACTTGGTGAAGCTACAAGCAGGAGAATACGTATCTCTGGGCAAAGTAGAGTCAGCTCTGAAAAACTGTCCATTGATTGACAATATCTGTGCGTATGCCAAAAG TGACCAGTCCTACGTGATCAGTTTTGTGGTTCCTAATCAGAAGAAGCTGATGGCATTAGCTGAGCAGAAAGGCATCAGTGGAACCTGGGTAGATATTTGTAACAATGCTACAATGGAAGCTGAAATACTGCGAGAGATTAAAGAAGTGGCAAACAAGA TGAAATTAGAAAGGTTTGAAATACCCATCAAAGTACGGTTAAGCCCTGAACCCTGGACCCCAGAGACTGGGTTAGTAACAGATGCTTTCAAGCTGAAAAGGAAAGAACTGAAAAACCATTACCTCAACGACATCGAACGAATGTACGGAGGCAAATAA